One archaeon BMS3Bbin15 DNA window includes the following coding sequences:
- a CDS encoding ribonuclease P protein component 2: MKIKSLPSTLRERKRYIAFIVESDHKISGEEAREALLDSTLNLLGEVRVSRLSLKIIKATSDYIIVGCNHISVEKIIGCAALTGEIRGKKIHLRSLGTSGTIKAVHKKFLSRNKEVIVAEESKVIFKGKAFTVARKFNICLDLVPDEEFLRRVKKLKVEYIGITQTDVRGE; this comes from the coding sequence ATGAAAATCAAAAGTCTGCCCTCAACTCTGAGAGAGAGAAAAAGATATATAGCTTTTATAGTTGAGAGTGACCACAAAATTAGCGGCGAAGAGGCAAGAGAGGCACTCTTGGACAGTACTTTAAATCTACTTGGAGAAGTTAGAGTGAGCAGACTCAGCCTCAAAATTATAAAGGCCACTTCAGATTATATAATTGTTGGCTGCAACCACATTTCTGTTGAAAAAATTATAGGATGTGCAGCATTAACTGGCGAGATAAGAGGAAAGAAAATTCACCTGAGAAGCCTCGGAACAAGTGGCACAATTAAAGCAGTTCACAAAAAGTTTTTAAGTCGGAATAAAGAGGTAATAGTAGCTGAGGAAAGCAAAGTTATATTTAAGGGAAAAGCTTTTACTGTGGCAAGGAAATTTAATATCTGTCTTGACCTTGTTCCTGATGAAGAATTTTTAAGAAGGGTTAAGAAGCTTAAAGTTGAATATATCGGGATTACACAAACTGATGTGAGAGGTGAATAA
- the rph_2 gene encoding ribonuclease PH: MEDIIPEIKREYIISLLEQGKRIDDRGFDDYRDISIETGLIEKAEGSARVKFGKTQIMVGVKLTLGAPFSDMPNSGVLTTNVELVPVASPGFELGPPGEDSIEIARVVDRVIRESDCIDIEKLCLKEGEKVWIVFVDIHVLDYGGNLFDAAALGSIAALMTSTFPAVDENGTVDYKTKTDEKLPVVDKPVEVTFAKIGDYILVDPCLEEEEILSARLTIGYNSKGNVVAMQKGGSGTFTQKEIIELVNRGREKAEELRTFLE, encoded by the coding sequence ATGGAAGATATTATACCTGAAATTAAAAGAGAATATATCATAAGCCTTCTCGAGCAGGGAAAAAGGATAGATGACAGAGGTTTTGATGATTACAGGGATATATCTATAGAAACAGGCCTCATTGAAAAGGCCGAAGGTAGTGCCCGCGTGAAATTTGGAAAAACCCAGATTATGGTAGGCGTAAAACTAACACTCGGTGCACCTTTCTCTGATATGCCTAATTCTGGTGTTTTAACCACAAACGTAGAGCTTGTGCCTGTAGCAAGTCCCGGCTTCGAACTTGGGCCACCTGGTGAAGACTCTATTGAAATAGCAAGAGTTGTGGACAGAGTTATAAGAGAATCAGATTGTATTGATATTGAAAAATTATGCCTGAAAGAAGGCGAGAAGGTCTGGATTGTCTTTGTTGATATACATGTGCTCGACTATGGTGGTAATCTCTTTGATGCTGCTGCTCTGGGCTCTATTGCTGCTCTTATGACCTCAACCTTCCCGGCAGTCGATGAAAATGGAACAGTGGACTACAAGACAAAGACTGATGAGAAGCTTCCGGTTGTTGATAAGCCCGTAGAAGTTACTTTTGCTAAAATAGGTGATTACATTCTTGTGGACCCCTGCCTTGAGGAGGAGGAGATACTCAGTGCAAGACTGACTATAGGTTACAATTCAAAAGGCAATGTCGTTGCCATGCAGAAAGGTGGAAGTGGCACCTTCACACAGAAGGAAATTATTGAACTTGTTAATAGGGGAAGAGAAAAGGCTGAAGAGCTTAGAACATTTCTGGAGTGA
- a CDS encoding DNA-directed RNA polymerase subunit P, translating into MYRCGNCGKEVDLGKDDSARCPFCGYKILFKIRPQRAKRVKAF; encoded by the coding sequence ATGTACCGATGTGGTAATTGTGGAAAGGAAGTAGACCTGGGAAAAGATGACTCGGCGAGGTGTCCTTTCTGTGGTTATAAGATACTCTTTAAAATTAGGCCTCAGAGAGCCAAACGCGTAAAAGCATTCTGA
- the prcB2 gene encoding proteasome subunit beta 2 precursor yields the protein MQPLPSMGYDRTITVFSPDGRLFQVEYAREAVKRGTTSLGIKYKDGVLLCVDKRVTSKLVESRSIEKIFQLDDHIAAVTSGLVADARVLVDRARVEAQYHRVLYNESIGVDMLVKKICDFKQLYTQHGGVRPFGIALLIAGVNEIPKLFETDPSGALIEYKATAIGSGRNTAMEIFEKEYSEDLDKKGAIKLALKIMNEITEGIMSEETIEIAVVELESGEYTKFTPEEVKGHLAKIPKKEKSEEEE from the coding sequence ATGCAACCGTTACCAAGTATGGGCTATGACAGGACAATTACTGTTTTCAGCCCTGATGGAAGATTGTTTCAGGTTGAATATGCAAGAGAAGCTGTAAAGCGTGGAACGACATCTCTTGGAATTAAATACAAAGATGGTGTCCTTCTATGTGTTGATAAAAGGGTAACCAGTAAGCTTGTTGAATCAAGGTCGATTGAAAAGATTTTTCAACTAGATGATCATATTGCTGCTGTCACCTCTGGTCTTGTCGCTGATGCAAGAGTGCTTGTGGATAGAGCGAGAGTTGAGGCTCAGTACCACAGAGTTCTTTACAATGAATCTATAGGTGTGGATATGCTTGTGAAGAAAATATGTGACTTCAAGCAGCTTTATACACAGCATGGAGGTGTAAGGCCTTTTGGTATAGCTCTGCTCATAGCTGGTGTAAATGAGATTCCAAAGCTCTTTGAAACAGATCCGAGCGGAGCACTTATTGAATATAAAGCCACAGCCATAGGTTCTGGTAGAAATACAGCTATGGAAATATTTGAAAAGGAATACAGTGAAGATCTGGATAAAAAGGGTGCAATCAAGCTTGCTCTTAAAATTATGAATGAAATAACTGAAGGTATCATGAGTGAAGAGACAATAGAGATAGCTGTGGTGGAACTTGAAAGCGGAGAATATACCAAGTTCACTCCCGAAGAGGTTAAAGGACATCTGGCAAAAATACCAAAAAAGGAGAAATCTGAGGAAGAGGAGTGA
- a CDS encoding 50S ribosomal protein L37Ae, with translation MGRTKKIGSAGKFGAHYGMRLRRKWLEVDKKQKVKHECPVCHKLGVKRIASGIWQCRKCNAKFSGGAYIPKTPMQATVQRAVKKVVGE, from the coding sequence ATGGGCAGAACAAAGAAAATAGGAAGCGCCGGCAAGTTCGGTGCGCACTATGGCATGAGGCTTAGAAGAAAGTGGCTGGAAGTTGATAAAAAACAGAAAGTCAAGCATGAGTGTCCTGTATGCCACAAGCTTGGTGTGAAAAGAATAGCCTCTGGTATCTGGCAGTGCAGGAAATGCAACGCAAAATTCAGTGGAGGCGCCTACATTCCAAAAACGCCAATGCAGGCTACTGTGCAGAGAGCTGTTAAAAAGGTGGTTGGTGAGTAA
- a CDS encoding ribosomal biogenesis protein, which yields MGLVTTSRKPSQRTRSFSRELARALEFTYFTRGKANLVYIYSLLQNNKILVVVKEKRGNPSRIDIVDMEDNLLALVLEGVILKREHKNTNYTGDEEADIASELRERLSVPECKIFQRDNSILLQGGPEFRVRKIIRRSNYFRGQRKY from the coding sequence ATGGGCCTGGTTACTACCTCAAGAAAACCTTCACAACGAACCAGGAGTTTCTCCAGAGAGCTTGCGAGAGCCTTGGAATTCACTTATTTCACCAGAGGTAAGGCAAATCTTGTGTATATCTATTCTCTCCTTCAGAATAATAAAATTCTTGTTGTGGTAAAGGAGAAGAGAGGCAATCCTTCCAGAATTGATATAGTTGACATGGAGGATAACCTTCTGGCTCTGGTGCTTGAAGGAGTAATCCTGAAGAGAGAACATAAGAACACAAATTACACTGGTGATGAAGAGGCGGATATAGCTTCTGAGCTTAGAGAAAGACTCTCCGTGCCAGAATGTAAAATATTTCAGAGAGATAACTCAATCTTATTGCAGGGTGGCCCTGAGTTCAGGGTGAGAAAGATTATAAGGAGGAGTAATTATTTTAGAGGGCAGAGGAAATATT
- a CDS encoding exosome complex RNA-binding protein Rrp4: MKRRLVIPGEEVAEGNIILGHGVYRDGEKVYSSILGLLDLKENRVRVIPMTGKYIPKVGDYVIGEIIGNPMSTAWEVDIYSPYNALLNASDYYREIEPFNVPLSRIMPPGRVIYALIREITPTKRIYITLRAIGTHPLTGGRIINISPAKVPRVIGKKRSMINMIRKLTGCRVLVGQNGLVWIKGEGEGEVEAENLVEKVIMTIESEAHTSGLTDRIKEIIEREIK, from the coding sequence ATGAAAAGAAGGCTTGTTATTCCAGGAGAGGAAGTTGCCGAAGGCAATATAATACTGGGACATGGTGTTTATAGAGACGGTGAAAAAGTCTACTCATCAATTCTCGGCCTTCTGGATTTAAAGGAGAACAGAGTAAGAGTGATTCCAATGACAGGGAAGTATATTCCAAAAGTCGGAGACTATGTGATAGGCGAGATTATCGGAAATCCCATGTCCACAGCCTGGGAAGTTGACATCTATTCTCCATACAATGCTCTCCTCAATGCCAGTGACTACTACCGCGAAATTGAACCCTTCAATGTACCGCTCTCCAGAATAATGCCGCCAGGAAGAGTGATATATGCATTGATTAGAGAGATAACACCCACAAAGAGAATATATATAACCCTCCGTGCAATAGGGACCCATCCTCTCACAGGAGGAAGAATAATAAATATTTCTCCGGCAAAGGTGCCGAGGGTTATAGGTAAAAAGCGTTCAATGATAAATATGATAAGAAAGCTCACAGGCTGCAGAGTACTTGTAGGACAGAATGGTCTTGTATGGATTAAAGGAGAAGGAGAAGGAGAAGTGGAAGCAGAAAACCTTGTAGAGAAAGTTATCATGACAATTGAGTCTGAAGCTCATACTTCAGGATTAACAGATAGAATTAAGGAAATTATTGAGAGGGAAATAAAATGA
- a CDS encoding shwachman-Bodian-Diamond syndrome (SBDS) protein, with the protein MVSLDRAVIARLETHGEHFELLVDPDLAFKFKHGEKVDIEALLAVNQIFKDAKKGDKSSPENVLKTLGVSSFEEAVEKIIKKGEIQLTTEMRRKIAERRRKQIINYIARNAINPLTKAPHPPHRIEKAMEEARVHIDINKSFDDQLKLVIKSLRPLIPIKFEERKIAVKIPPDYTSKAYPAVRKFGDIKQEEWLKDGSYAFVITLPAGAVDEFFRKLNELTRGNLESKIL; encoded by the coding sequence GTGGTAAGCCTTGACAGGGCTGTTATTGCTCGCTTAGAGACTCATGGCGAACACTTTGAACTTTTAGTTGACCCGGATCTTGCTTTTAAGTTTAAACATGGCGAAAAGGTGGATATTGAAGCTCTTCTTGCTGTCAACCAGATTTTCAAGGATGCAAAGAAGGGTGATAAATCTTCTCCTGAAAATGTCCTGAAAACACTGGGTGTATCCAGCTTTGAAGAGGCTGTGGAGAAGATAATAAAAAAAGGTGAGATTCAGCTTACCACCGAAATGAGACGGAAAATAGCGGAGCGCAGGAGGAAGCAGATAATCAACTATATAGCAAGAAACGCCATAAACCCTCTGACAAAGGCACCACATCCACCTCATAGAATAGAGAAAGCTATGGAAGAGGCGAGAGTGCATATAGACATTAATAAAAGTTTTGATGACCAGCTAAAGCTTGTGATTAAAAGTTTAAGACCTCTTATCCCCATAAAATTTGAGGAACGAAAGATTGCTGTTAAAATACCGCCAGACTATACATCAAAGGCCTATCCCGCAGTAAGAAAATTTGGAGATATAAAGCAGGAAGAATGGCTTAAAGATGGCTCCTATGCCTTTGTAATTACCCTTCCTGCCGGAGCAGTGGATGAGTTTTTCAGAAAACTCAATGAATTAACCAGAGGAAATCTGGAATCTAAAATACTATGA
- the rph_1 gene encoding ribonuclease PH, which produces MKVGEPEEFIIDGKRLDGRAPDELRPIKIEAGVLERADGSCYLEWGGNKVLAACYGPREIHPKHEARSDRAALRTYYRMAPFSVNDRKRPGPDRRSVELSKVIRNTLESVVFLHLFPMTAIDVYIEILQAQAGTRCAGITAASVAIADAGIPMKELIPSCASGKIGGKVVVDLFDTEDNYGEADVPVAIIPRTGEIALLQMDGNLTQEEFEEALNLAVKGCRDVYEKQKEALMKRYGGE; this is translated from the coding sequence ATGAAAGTTGGCGAACCAGAAGAATTTATTATTGATGGTAAGAGGCTTGATGGCAGGGCTCCTGACGAGCTCAGGCCCATAAAAATCGAAGCAGGTGTTCTGGAAAGAGCTGACGGCTCCTGCTATCTCGAATGGGGCGGTAATAAAGTACTTGCTGCCTGTTATGGACCAAGAGAGATTCATCCAAAGCATGAAGCAAGGTCAGATAGAGCTGCTTTGAGAACATATTATAGAATGGCACCGTTCTCCGTAAATGACAGAAAGCGTCCTGGCCCCGACAGGCGAAGTGTGGAACTTTCAAAGGTTATAAGAAATACTCTCGAAAGTGTTGTTTTTCTCCACCTTTTTCCCATGACTGCCATAGATGTATATATTGAGATACTCCAGGCTCAGGCTGGAACAAGGTGTGCCGGTATAACTGCAGCCAGTGTTGCAATTGCTGATGCAGGAATTCCAATGAAAGAACTGATACCTTCCTGCGCCTCCGGTAAGATTGGTGGAAAAGTAGTGGTTGATTTGTTTGATACAGAGGATAACTATGGAGAGGCAGATGTTCCAGTGGCAATTATTCCAAGAACTGGTGAGATTGCACTGCTCCAGATGGACGGCAATTTAACTCAGGAAGAGTTTGAGGAGGCTTTAAATCTTGCTGTTAAGGGATGCAGAGATGTCTATGAAAAGCAGAAAGAAGCCCTCATGAAGAGATATGGAGGCGAATAA
- a CDS encoding ribonuclease P protein component 3, giving the protein MFIDLRVHSINSKGVDSPSRLKKEARDLGIEVALCDGIKYDDFISGIEISARNKRELRREIISSKKFDIIVVHGGRAEINRSAVSDSRVDILAHPWLGRRDSGVDAVVAREAADNGVAIELCLSYLLIQHQRLKILSSLRRIKKLKNKYNFDILVTSGAKSKYDMRNKYEIASILYLLGLEEEDIKESINLPEKLIREKGIK; this is encoded by the coding sequence ATGTTCATTGACCTCAGAGTCCACTCTATTAATTCAAAGGGTGTCGACTCGCCATCAAGACTAAAAAAGGAAGCCCGAGATTTGGGTATAGAAGTCGCTCTCTGCGATGGTATCAAATATGATGATTTCATATCAGGAATTGAGATAAGTGCAAGGAATAAGAGAGAGCTTAGAAGGGAGATTATCTCATCAAAGAAATTTGATATTATTGTTGTGCACGGTGGTAGAGCTGAGATAAACAGAAGTGCGGTTAGCGACTCAAGAGTTGACATTCTTGCTCATCCCTGGCTTGGAAGAAGAGACTCGGGTGTGGATGCCGTTGTTGCCAGGGAGGCTGCAGATAACGGAGTTGCTATTGAGCTGTGTCTCAGCTATCTTCTTATCCAGCACCAGAGACTTAAAATTCTCTCAAGCCTTAGAAGAATTAAAAAACTTAAGAACAAGTACAATTTTGACATTCTTGTCACCTCAGGGGCAAAGAGTAAATATGATATGAGGAACAAATATGAGATCGCTTCAATTCTGTACCTTCTTGGCTTAGAAGAAGAAGATATAAAAGAGAGTATCAATCTGCCTGAGAAACTAATTCGGGAGAAGGGTATAAAATGA